AAAATGCTGATGAGATCTTACCACTCGTTGATGGCGGATTTCTTATTGTCGGAACTTCCAGATATGGTTTCTATTCAAATACTTTATTTCTCATCAGAACTGATAGTATAGGAAATCAACTTTGGGCAAAAACATATAATACGGCTCCTGCATTAAGAAAGATTTATCCGGGTAAAATGTATGCATTGGATGCAGGTGGATTTATTTTTGCCGGAACAACTACAGGCTCCGGTCAGCCGTTGTCTGATGTATTATTAATGCGACTGGATGATTCCGGAAATATTCAGTGGCAAAAGATCTATGTTACAGCAGAACAAGACCGGGCAGAAGATATGTTGATCGATGAAGATGGTAATTATCTGATCTGTGGTGAAACTGCAATTTTATCTTCCGGAGGATTTTCCGATGCATTAATTATGAAGATCGATTCGTCCGGGAATTACTTAAATTCTTTCATTGTAGGTATACCAACAGAAGTTGAAACTGCTGTAAATATATTGTTAAATACGCAGCAGGAAATAATAATTGCCGGTGCGATATATGGACAAGGAGTAGGTGAGAGTGATATCTTTTTGTCAAGGATGAGTAAAAATTATGATTCTCTGATGTGCAATTCTTCTCCCATTAACTTCATAGAAGACTCAGTAGCAATAGTCGCAGGTGGATACAATGGAAAGTGGACTCCGGTAGTTTTTGAATCAGTAGGGGTTTTAGCAGAGGATTTAGGAGGAATTGCTATGGAAGTTTGTAATTTAAATACGATCACTGAAGCGAATACAGGACAGGCAATTGCATATCCAAATCCTGCTGATAATTTGCTCGGAATAATTATCAATGATCATGTTGGTGAAATAGTTTCATTTAAAATTTACAACGTAGTTGGGGAAATGGTAAGATGCGGAAAGTTGCAGCTTTCATCTACCGGAAATTCACTCAATATCTCTGATCTGAGTTCCGGATGGTATAATTTAACACTTGAATTTAAGACAAAAATTGAAGCTGCAAGATTCATTAAAAACTAGGAAAATTTTGAAAAAAAGAAATTATTGACACAAATCATGCGTCCGTGAATCGGTAAATTTAGAATGCATTAAAGTAATTTAGGAGTATTCCTGAAGAAATGCTTCTTTAAATGAAAAATGAATCTTTTTCTTACAGTTAAAATAAATCTTATTTTTTGAATATTTTGTGCAGGTTCCGGAATTTAATTGGAAAAATTTAATTTTTACAACTTTCTGTTCACGCTTTTCTTTCAAGTTATATAAATAATTCTGAATTCTTACGAATTCGTGTTTTCGTAGGTTGAATTATAACTCTTTACCTGCTAAATGCTATAAATTGATTGAGTAAAATACTCTCGAAAATCAATTGAATAGATTAAAAAAAAATGATGAGATGTAAATAAAAAGTATTTGCTGAAGCATGACGTCTTAAGATTGCTATCCACTGATCTTATGAAAAAACTTCATGGTTCTGCTTGAATGGATCAACTCACACGATTACACAACTACCACACTATCCGGTTAAATGCATCGAATTAAATTCAAATATATTTACGATTACCTTTTCTTGCCTAAGATACGTCCTGTCGCTTTCGTGATAAGATGTTTTCTTATGTTATTTCTATTTTCATTTTTGACTTCACAATTAAAAGCAGCGAACGGAGATTACAGAAGTATTGCATCGTCTCCATGGACTACCAGTACGACATGGCAAGCAGATTACGGTGCAGGTTTTGTTGCAGCTACTGCCGGCGATTATCCCGGTAAGAATCCCGGAACCGGAACAGTAACAATCAGAAACAATAATATTGTCAGTCTGGATAATTCAATTCCAAATGCTATCAGCGCATTGACAATAACCGGAACAGCGAACAATACAGGACTTGTATTCGATGGATTGGGTGCATGGACATTGAATGTTACAAATGCTACCACTCTCACCGGACCTACCTCGAATAATATCAATAGCTATTTAACAGTTGTACTCGGATCCTTTTCAACCGGAAGTGTTGCTATGACGAATTCGGGAACAGCATCGAGAGATTCATATCTATCAATCGTATCAGGTACTGTAACGGTTACAGGAAATATTGCAATGCCAGGTGCAAACACTCTGAACTATCTTTTATTTCCTGCCGGAAGTACAGGAACTTTATTTATTGCAGGCGCATTTACAGGTACAGGTAGTATCACAAGTGCTGTAGGTGGTGGTGGTGCTGCGCCAACTGCAGGGACAGTCAATTATAATAGTGGCGGAAATCAGAATATAGGAAATTATTCATACTACCATCTTGCCACTTCAGGCGGAGGAATAAAAACATTGCCTGCAGCTGCAATTACAATTGGAGCAACATTAGATATTAACTCTTCTACATTAGCATTTGATGCAGCAGCCGCAAGAGTTGTAACTGTAACAGGAAGTTTGGCAGGAAGTGGAACGATCGACATGAGTTCCGGTTCACAGACACATACATTAAATCTTAACGGTGCAACCAATTCAATAGGAGCTCTTGTTACTGCTGCAGTGGCTAGTACAATTTCATATAATCTTGCAGGTACACAAACAGTTTTTGGAAGTTCAGCTTACAGAAATCTGACGTTGTCGGGCGCAGGTATTAAAACACTGCAAAGCGATGCAACAATCGGAGGAAATTTAAGTGTAGCAGCCGGTTCAACTTTTAATCTGGGAACAACTGCAACAACAGTTAGTGTTTCCGGTACAGGTACATTCAATGGTACAATGAATTTCGGTACGACTGATAAGGTTGTAACAATAAATGGGAATGTGGGAGTTGGAGCAGCCGGAGCAATTGATATGAGTGGAGCTGCAACGAATGAACTCCATTTGAGAGGCGCAACGAATACATTTGCAGCAGGGTTTACTTTCACTCCCGGAAATTCCGCGCAAACTGTTTTTTATGATGCTGATGGCGCTCAAACAATTATGCAGCTCACATATAATTATCTGACAATTGGAAATTACAATGGAGCAACAGTAACAGCAAGAACGAAAACGCTTGCAGGGACCACAGTAGTAAATAAAGACCTTACAATTGTGGGAGTGGGAGCAACGCCTAGAGTAACTTTACAATTAAGTACATTCAATTTAACAACAAATGGAGTTGTCAATATTAATGACTATGGAATTTTAGATGATAACAGTACCACGGGAACAAATACTTTTGTTGGATTAGTATCTGTTAATACCAATGGATCATGGACAACTTCTGTTGCGGGTAACTCCTATACGATGAATGGTGGACTTACTTTTAATGGTTTAACATTTACTCCTAATACCTCTACATACAATTTTACTGTGAATGATCAGAGTATAAGTGGTGCAAATGCATTTACACTATATAGAGTAGTATGTGGAACCAGTGGAAAAACGGTTACAAATAATTCGACCAATGCAGTTACAGGATTAACGGTTTCAAATCTTATTTCAGGTGTAGGGAATTTTACCAACGCAGGTTTGATGAATTTAACTGTTACAGGAAATCCATTTACGATAACAGGTACAATAGACTTTGCAACAAACCCGAATACAGTAAATTATTCCGGAGCAGGAGTTGCGCAAACCATAGCAGGAGTTGCGCCAAGTACAACTCTGGATTTCTATAACCTAACAATTAGTGGAGCACGTGCAGCAACCAATGTTACATTATGGAATGGTGGAACAATCGGTGTTTCAAACGTACTTTCAATTGCAGCAACTTTCACCTCAGGAAATTATGTTGCAGCGGCTAATACAATAAATTTCAATGGAACAATTCAGGATATTCCTGCACTTACCTCAACAGTAACCGTTGCATATAATAATCTGACGATTTCCGGTGGCGGAATTAAATCATTGATAAATAATGTTACCGTAGCAGGTATTTTAAATCTGAACTCCGGTATTGTTGAACTGGGAAATTTTAATTTAACAATTTCCAGCAATGCGGTGGGTGCGATTACAGGTTCGTTTGATGCTACTCATATGATCTCCACCAATGGTACCGGTTATCTGATTAAAAATGCAGCAAGTGCACAAACATTAAATCCGGTTGGATCGAATCCTGTTTATTCACCAATGACACTTTCTTCTATTGCACCGGCAACAGGTACATATAGTATACGAGCTGTACCTTCAGCATTGAATCCTGTTTACATTAATAAGTATTGGGATTTGATAACAAGTCTCGGTGGTAAAACCATTACGGCAACTTTTCAATATGATGTTACGGAATTAAATGGCGCAGCAAATAATATCGTCTATTTGCCTAACCCTCCGGGAACTATTGTACAAAGTCCGCCTACAACAGGTGTTGTTTCTTACGGTGCGAATTCATTTACCATAACAGGTAATTCTGCATTCACCAGTGGATATTGGTCTATGGGTGGAAATAGAACATACTATTCATATATGACTGGTGACTGGAATACTGTATCGACATGGACATCAGATCCGAGTGGAACATTGCAGATTGGTAGTACCGTTCCGGGGTATAATGATAATGTTGTAATTCTTACAGGTCGTACAGTTTCGTTACCTGCAAATATTTCAACCCAAAATTTAAACATCACAATTAATGCCGGTGCAACACTGGATCTTTCAACATATAGCTTTACATCCGGAATTACATCCTTAGCAGGTCAGGGAACGTTGCGATTAGCTTCCGTTAATTTCCCTGTTGCTGCATCGAATACATTTGTTGCATTGAACGGAGGAACAACAGAGTATTATAATTCTTCTGATTTTACATTACCTGCATTGCAGACGACATACAACAATCTAACAATTAATGCGGCAGGTGTCATTGCAACTCAGTTGAGTAATCTGACTTTAAATGGAAATTTATATATCAGAAATGGAGCATTAAGTATTAATAATGATGTAGCAACAACAAAACTTAATCTGACTGTTAATGGAAATGTTACAGTAGATGCAGGTGCATCAATTGCAGTAGGAAAAGGAATTACTAACCCTGCTATTGGCGCAGTATCAGTTGGTGGCGCAGCACCATTCATTAATTACTATACATATTTTCATACAGTCATTCTAAAAGGTGATCTGGTGAATTATGGTACAGTAAGGTTTACCAATCTGACGTACCCGATTTATAATGCATTTCCACCCACTGCAGCAGGACCAACAACAGGTGCGGCTTCAGTTTATTTTCAAGGTGCAACAAGTAATATAATGACTTGTGCCGGCACAACAGATTTTTACAATCTGATACTTGATAAAGGAACGGATCAGACATATTCACTTACCATCAGTGCGCAAACATATTCAAATTTCAGATTGTTTGGTGCAAACACCCTGACAACAGAAGCTGCCGTTACTGCAAATCCGAATGTCAGAAAATCATTATGGATCAGAACCGGTACTTTAATATTACAGGGACAAACATCAATTCCTTCACTAACAGAAGGAGCAACTGCAGGGCCACCGAATTCAGATTATTATATTCCATCTAACGGTGCATTAATACTCGATGGTCCGGAAACATTTGTGCTTTCTACTGCTGATGATTACCGTGAGATCAATGTTGCCTATGGAGTTTCTGCACCTGGCAATGCTGCGATTGGAGTAACTTCAGGTGGTTATAGTTCAGTCGGTATTTTCGGAAAGTTGCAAGTCAATGATGGATATTTGTCGACGCGGGAATCCGGTGGATTAATAACTTCCAGCGTAGCTTCAGGATCATTTGTGATCAACGGCGGTATAATAGATTCAAAACAATTTTTATCTTCAACAGGTTCTGCTTCTTTTTCACAATCGGGCGGTACATTTATTTTACGTGGAAGATTTCAGAGAACTCCGGTGAGTTATACATCAATGAGTGATCTTACAGATACCACTATTTCTTCATTGAATACGAGTCGTGTTTTAAACGGAATAAGTACAGGATTTGGCAGTTTCAATCTTGAACAGACAACAAATATATTCACCATGACCGGTGGTACCATTCGTATTTTTGACGTTTGTGATGTTGCGACAGGTGAAGCTTTTGATGTAAAATCTTCTGCAGCAAATATCAGTGTTTCAGATGGAACATTAGAATTGATTCCGACATCAGGGACAGTTCTCGCAGATGTTACAAACTATAATGTTACTACTACTGCTTCACTTGGAAATGTATTAATTGATCGCATCAGTGGAACAGCGGCAGTACGATTAACCACTGCATATCCGCTGGTTGTATTGAATGACCTGACAATAAATTCCGGGGACTTTAATGCAAATGCACAGAATGTTTCAATCGGTGGCGATTATTTTATTGCTTCCGGTACAACTTATACAACCGGAGCGAATACAACGATCTTCAATGGCTCAGGAGCACAAACGTTCACAGTAAATCTTGGCGGAGCATTATCATTAAATAATCTCACGATAACTAAATCTGCCGGTGATGTTTTAAGTATGTCCGGAACGCAAAGTGCAATTAATGTTTCAGGAGTTTTTAATCTGACAACCGGTACATTCAATGACAATGGTGATATAATTACTATTGCGGGAAATGTTTACAATTCAGGTTTGCATACAGGAACAGGAAAAATCTCATTAACTACTGCAGCAACGACACAAACGATTGATGGAGGAGGGGTATTCAGTAATCTTGAACTGAACAATACAAATGCATCTGTTGCACCGGTATCCTTATTATCAAATATAACAGTAGAAGGAGTATTAAATCTTCTTGCAAATAAGATATTCAATATTGCATCTTACAATCTTGCCATTTCTTCTGGCGGTTCCATTATTGCAGGTTCAGGATTTTCAAATACGTGTTATATTCATTCGAATGGACAGTCAGGAGATGGTGGTATTACGAAAGTCTATACTTCAAATACTCCTTTTACTTTTCCTGCAGGATGTTTCTCAACAAACAGACCAGCTGCATACGCATATACTCCGGCGCAGATAGGCTTTAGTTCTAGTCCTTCTTCTTATGGTTCAATTACAATTGTTCCTGTAGGTTATGAATATCCTGCAACTACAGTAAAAAATCAGAGTCTTACATTTTTCTGGAGAGTTCGTTCAACAGGATTTACCGGCTATGCAGGAAAGGTGACGCATTCATTTATCTATTCACCATTAGATGTGAATGGAATCGTTGGAAATTATCTTCCCAGTTTGTTTGATGTATCAAACAATACGTGGAACAATGGAGATTTTGCAAATATAAATACAGGCACACAAACGATCACTGACTGGACTTCACCTGCAAACAGTACAAACTTTTTAGACGACGATTATACGGCTGGTGATAATACCACATCAGGTGGAGCTTTCGGAACACCTCTTATATTTTATAGTATAGCCGGAACATCCGGAGCGTATGCAACCTGGAGTGCGAATACAACATGGTCGTATTCATCCGGTGGTGCAGCAGTTCCTGCGGGAGCAGTTGCCGGTGTAAATTATCCGGGGCCAAGTAGTATAGTAATTATTGAGAACAATCATTTTGTCAGAATAACTGCAACTGCAAATTGTGCTAACCTGACGATCAAAACCGGAAGTGCATTAGATGTACAGACATTTACTCTAAGTAATTTCAGCATGGTACTTTCCGATGCAGGAGGTAATGGTACTGTAAGAGTTGCTGCATTGAATCCGAGTGGTTCAACATATACTTTCCCTGCAGGCGATTTCAGTAGTTTTGATATTGGACTTGGTACAACAGAATTATATACAACGAATGCGGCGGCAGGAACGACTTACTGGTTGCCACAGACTAAAACAACTTATGGTAATTTAATTTTAGCTCCGCTAGGTG
This is a stretch of genomic DNA from Bacteroidota bacterium. It encodes these proteins:
- a CDS encoding T9SS type A sorting domain-containing protein, encoding MKTKLHFLIIVCLMKISAVEAQHFQHSLGGVFEDGVYKMINGLDGGYILAGYTSSFGNSPGNNVDGYVVKTDDNGNIEWAKTYGTIDADQIYWIEAGSDSSYLFCGQTVDMITGNSLLNIAKISLTGNLIWQKNYKVGNYESGSCISMTDDGGFILGGQCDISSDEQLLLLKADSLGNVTWKKYFGGPDIENADEILPLVDGGFLIVGTSRYGFYSNTLFLIRTDSIGNQLWAKTYNTAPALRKIYPGKMYALDAGGFIFAGTTTGSGQPLSDVLLMRLDDSGNIQWQKIYVTAEQDRAEDMLIDEDGNYLICGETAILSSGGFSDALIMKIDSSGNYLNSFIVGIPTEVETAVNILLNTQQEIIIAGAIYGQGVGESDIFLSRMSKNYDSLMCNSSPINFIEDSVAIVAGGYNGKWTPVVFESVGVLAEDLGGIAMEVCNLNTITEANTGQAIAYPNPADNLLGIIINDHVGEIVSFKIYNVVGEMVRCGKLQLSSTGNSLNISDLSSGWYNLTLEFKTKIEAARFIKN